The Halorarum halophilum genome contains the following window.
ACACGGACGACAGCGGTCACGCTCGTGGTGCTCGTCGCCGCGAGTGCGATCACCGCCGTCCCTGGCCTCGTACTGTTCGTACAGCCCGCGGCCGCGAACGCGCCGTCCACTATCGCGGTCGAGCAGGGGGGGACCTGTTTCACCGTCGAGCCGGCCGGCGACGGGAGCATGACGGTCGAGGAGTTCTACGACTATCGGACCCCCGAAACCGACCCCTCCTCGAGAACGTACAGCTCCTTCGGCACCGACGACTACCAGGAGACGGGCGTCTCCTCGATGTTCTTCTACGAGGGCTCCGAGGGGACGAGCCTCGTCGTCGTCCACGACCGCACCGGTGACGGGGACGGGGGGAGCACCGTCTCCTGGTCGGTCTCCGGGCTCCCACAGGACGGGGAGATGGCCGTCCAGGACGACTACTACCAGAACGGGACCCAGGACGACGAGTTCGGGTACTCGAACGGGGATTCGACCGCGGACATCGACTGGATGTACTCGGACAACCGGACCGACGGCGTCGCCTTCCGCGGACTCGAGAGCGACGACTTCGACACGATCACGATCGACCCCGCGTACAACGAGGAGGCCGACGAGTGGGGCAGCTGGCCCTACTCCGGCACGGACGAGTACCGGGTCGACGCCTGGAAGGTGAAGGGGGAGGGCGGCGAGACGGCCGGCGAGCTCGAACTCGACCAGGAGGTGTCCATCTCCGCCGGTTCCTGCGCCCCGGCCGAGGGCCCCACGGCGAACATCGACGCGCCCGACACGACGGGCACCGGCGAGGAGATCACCTTCGACGGCTCGGGGTCGACGCCCGACGGTGAGATCGTGGAATACCGGTGGGACCTCGGCGACGGCACGAGCGCGACGGGCGTGACGGCGAACCACACCTACGATGAGTCGGGCACCTACAACGTCACGCTCACCGTCGAGGACGACGCCGGCAACACGGACACCGCCTCCACCGAGGTCGAGGTCGAAGCGGCCGCGAACGCGCCGCCGACCGCGTCGTTCACCGCCCCCGAGAACGCGACCGTGAACGAGTCCGTCGAGTTCGACGCGAGGGAGTCCACGGACGACGAGGGGATCGTCGAGTACCGGTGGGACTTCGACGACGACGGGACGGTGGACAGGAACACCGAGGCGACGGTGATCCAGCACCCGTTCGAGACCGCCGGCGAGGCGACCGTGACCCTCACCGTCGTGGACGCCGCGAACGAGACCGACTCGGTGACGAGGACCCTGACGATCGAGGAGGCGGGGACCAACGAGCCGCTCTCGGCCGACCTCTCCGTCCGGTCCGAGGCGGAGGTGAACCAGTCCGTGACGCTGGACGCCTCCGGATCGACGCCGGCGGACGACGTCGCCGAGTACCGCTGGGACGTCGACGGCGACGGGACGGTCGACGAGACCACGACCGAACCGACCTACGACCACGCGTACGCGACGGCCGGGGAGTACACGCCGACG
Protein-coding sequences here:
- a CDS encoding PKD domain-containing protein, encoding MSGNDSAGTRTTAVTLVVLVAASAITAVPGLVLFVQPAAANAPSTIAVEQGGTCFTVEPAGDGSMTVEEFYDYRTPETDPSSRTYSSFGTDDYQETGVSSMFFYEGSEGTSLVVVHDRTGDGDGGSTVSWSVSGLPQDGEMAVQDDYYQNGTQDDEFGYSNGDSTADIDWMYSDNRTDGVAFRGLESDDFDTITIDPAYNEEADEWGSWPYSGTDEYRVDAWKVKGEGGETAGELELDQEVSISAGSCAPAEGPTANIDAPDTTGTGEEITFDGSGSTPDGEIVEYRWDLGDGTSATGVTANHTYDESGTYNVTLTVEDDAGNTDTASTEVEVEAAANAPPTASFTAPENATVNESVEFDARESTDDEGIVEYRWDFDDDGTVDRNTEATVIQHPFETAGEATVTLTVVDAANETDSVTRTLTIEEAGTNEPLSADLSVRSEAEVNQSVTLDASGSTPADDVAEYRWDVDGDGTVDETTTEPTYDHAYATAGEYTPTVTVADGDGGTANATATVTVSERAELSAAIDASATDVAPNDTVTFDAGASTPVDGIVDYRWEFGDGTNATGVTANHSYDEPGTYNVTLTVNATDGATASTTTEVTVAEDDGNGGNSGGSPPPSGGNGDDGNDGAPPSNGGGGGGGGGGGGGQPAPDPEPAYELSAVNATTTDLVAGGNATFSTTVTNTGDGAGTKDVEFEVDGTTVATETVRLSPGENATVSFTHRFAEPGNYTVELDTDRRTEVRVRPRTADLSVTDVSASDEAVTTNEPVRVNATVHNAGQAEGSMELQLRMFGEVVDARTVSVPPGERRTVSFARQVTAPGTYTASVAGHDVTVEVREASGDDPTASAGSTKTATPGFTAVVAVLALLVCAAAAVARRER